GAAAGTTGACCCCCTCGTCTACTGGTTCTCTTCGGTGGCGGCCGCGGGGACGCGGCCGAGTTCACGGTTCTTAAGCCGGTAGGAGTCGCCTTTGAGGGCGATGACTTCGGCATGGTGGACGAGCCGGTCGATCATCGCGGCGGCGACTGTGTCGTCGCCGAAGACCTCGCCCCAGCGGGCGAA
This genomic stretch from Calidifontibacter indicus harbors:
- a CDS encoding ATP-binding protein, producing the protein PVLVIDEVGYIPFEPEAANLFFQLVSSRYERASLIVTSNKNFARWGEVFGDDTVAAAMIDRLVHHAEVIALKGDSYRLKNRELGRVPAAATEENQ